The genomic interval CACAACAAAGTTCCAGTTCTAAACTGATTAGCAAAAAGTGAATTCATGGGAAAAGCTTTACATAAAATTCCTCCAGTTTAAAACCTTCTGTTGAATCCAGTGGACTAAAATAGTACTTTAAGATCACCATATATGAACAAGCACTAGTACTTTGAAGTTCATAGTCATTGGCTGTATTTAAAAGAATGTGAAATGTCGGGTTGTGTATCTATATCTAGCACATGCATGTTCTTGTGACAGATAATTAAAAATTTGGTTTTCTTTATTGTAGGAAGATATGGCTACTCATGTTGGAGCATCACGAACGCCTCAAGAAGTTATGGAACACTATGTGAGCATGTATATACATGGAAATCTTGGAAAAGCCTGCATTCCTGACGTTATTCCTAATAGAGTGACTGATCATACATGCCCAAGTGGTGGTCCACTTTCTCCTAGCCTTACCATGCCTCTGCCACCTTTAGATATATCAGTGGCTGAACAACAACAGCTTGGATACATGCCACTTCGAGATGATTATGAGATTGAGTATGATCAAGATGCCGAGACTCTAATTAGTGGCCTCTCAGttaattatgatgatgatgatgtggaaATAGAATTAAAAAGAGCTCATGTGGATATGTATGTAAGAAAACTGAAAGAGAGGCAGCGGCGAAAAAACATTGCTCGTGACTACAACTTGGTTCCTGCATTTTTAGGCAAggatagaagagagaaagaaaaaccttCAAAACGCAAAactacaaaagaagaaaaggaactgaGGTTAAAATTGAGGTCTCTTTACCAGTTTATGTCTTGCAAAGAATTTGATGATTTCTTTGAAAATCTGCACAAGGAAAAGGTGCTTCGAACAAAAATAAGAGAACTCCAGCGTTATCGGCGAAATGGCATAACAAAAATGGAAGAGTCTGCAGAATATGAAGCAGCTAGACACAAacgagagaaaagaaaagaaaataaaaacattggtACTtctaaaagaggaaaggaggagggtaAAGATGGAGAATTCTCTGCAATTGAAAATCTTCCTGGGTTCGAACTGTTATCTGACCGAGAGAAAGTACTTTGTAACTCTATTAATCTGAGTCCAGCACGCTATGTGACAGTTAAAACTATAATTATTAAAGACCATCTCCAAAAAAGGCAGGGCATCCCCTCAAAAAGTCGCCTTCCTAGTTACTTGGATAAGATactaaaaaaaaggattttgaatTTTTTGACAGAAAGTGGTTGGATATCCAGGGATGCTTCTTAAATCTTGACTACTTTGAAATAGCATCAGTATCAACAGAGGAACCAACATTCACCATTGATCTAGTtaccaactttttaaaaacatccaagATCTTGTAAAAACTCAACAACTGGATTTTTCCGTAATGGATCATGTACATGTTAGATCTTATTTTATGAACCACTTTACATATTACCTTAAAACAGCACACTCTGGGTGAAGTGGTTTGTTTTTACCAGTGTATCAGAAGTGAGATGGGAAACTCTGACAATACCTACTGAAGTCTACCTCTGCTGCACAAACTTGTATTTTAAGACATGATACTGGTTTAAAGTTGCTATTTTTCACACATTTACTTGGAAGTATGCCCCCACTACACTGAATAGTATTTATTGTCAAGCAAAACCATCAGATAGGGCTGCTTATGTGTCCTACTAAATCTTGGATAATGAACTTAGGCATAAATTACTATTTCATATTGGAAATGTATACAagtttgttacattttttttcacaagCCAAGGCATTCTGCTATATTGCCACTAGAGCAAAGAGAATGTAAACTGAATAATATAAAATGGTTTAACACAGCACACCACATGATTAAAAAGAGTAAACTAGCTCCACAACGTAGCTTGCATAGAATCATTGAAAGTGATTTTCAGCAAACAGGCATCCTGATTGTAAAACATAGTGGTGGTGAAATAATTGCTTTAATGTATATACTAATGTTCCACTTGATACAATTTGAAAAATGAAAGCAAGAATCTTTGTGtggttttatttaaatataaatatcaacTGAAAAAATGGGAATGATGCAAGTTTATGAGAATATAATTGGTATATATTAACACAAGATTCTTAAGCAACTATACATTGCTTGTGACTTATGATGGTGTTCTTCAGGTTTACAAACACTTGTTTAAACACACTTTCCCAGTCTTGGACAAGAATCCCAATATAAGGAAACCTATAGATTGCCAGGCTACATATGGATATAACAGGTGACCACTAAGTGTGATTAGCGTATGATGCTTTGTGTTCCTCAAGATGTTTTAGCAATGTATCAGTTTATAAAATACATCAGATTGTATTTTCTTTCCTGCTACTTTTTTCAACATTGTAGCTGCAAGTTTTTACTTTCTTGGTGGACTTTAAAATTCCTGTGCTTCCCATATTCCCCTACAAACTACTTAAAAAGGAAAGAGGTACACTTTCCCTATAATTTTGGGTATGAATAATCTTGAGTTATACATAGGCAAGATTCTGATCGCtatagattctcagtcatccagctcatggttctgtgtagtttttttctttgaagacgtttcacgtctcatccaagaagtttcttcagtgcttcttagatgagaagcgaagtcttcaaagaaaaaaacagaaaatccactTGCctcttaaaaagcatctttggtacaAGATTCTGATAAAATATCCATTACTAAAACAGTAATTCTGATCTACTCACTTTGCTGGAGGAGTCTTGATAGCTTTTCGTTGAGCTTATTCATAAACTTTTGAGTGCATAATTTACTACACCTACAGCAGAAGTGTTTCTTTTGTCAGTGAAAAATGTGCTTTGAGTTACAACATTAAAAGTTTCTTGTATTTTCAATTTTAGAAATCAGAATCACTATGCGGTTGCATGGAAAAGTTCAAAATGTGTGCATCTGTGAATCCCTAAATGAACAGAAGCCAACAAAACAATTACACTGTACAATTTAAACAGCATCTTTCTGCAAATCTGAATGCCTATTATCCATTCAGTTTTtttaaagtaccatatttttcggtgtataagatgtaaTCCCcaagagaggctgaaaatttgggtacgccttatataccgaatgtagccctgcccactcTTCGGCCTCCATGTGTCTCATTCCAggatgcagggattgccatagaccATCGCCCCCTCCATGGCTTGCATTTTCAACCTCTGACTGCTCCATTTGAGACCAAAGCTGCGGGGGGTTCGCCAGAGCACATTGCCGCCTCTGCGCATTGCATTTTCAGTCTTTCAGCAtcacgtttttggcctctgcacattgCACTTTTGTGCATTGGTAATCCCTGCAGCCTTGAACAGGTCTCAAACGGAGtgtttggaggctgaaaatgagAGGCGTAGAGGCTGAAATGGTAACCCAGAACAGCTGCTGTCTTGTCTGATTGGTTCTGCGCTTCACCTGCTATACTCACTCTAGCTCCTTGCTATGATCAACTGTGTTTTTGAAGCTGCATATCAGCCCCAATGAAGCTCGCAATCAGTGCACGCTCTCACAACCAACGAACCTGTTGCTAAAGTTCACCTCTGGTAAcaactgattgggggtattccaggaggccaccgcccatcagctgctcatgctgaattaggctaatgtgctgaagctggccaggctgtttgctaaggacgctagccagatgaatactgatggatACTGGTaggcagaggtagatttttttttttcattttcctctccaaaaactaaggtgcgtcttatactctgaaaaaatacggtaaatatggCAGATGCATAACTGAGTATGCTTTGTTAGAATTTCTAGCACCTTTGCTACAAGTAACAGCTTCCAGGATTACTTTTTTTCCTCACTCTTCCttgcatgtctttttttttctgctaacACATACCGATTTAATACACAATTCAGAAGAAGGATAATACTAAAATATACTTGCAGTCAATAATGATAGATTTATAGCGTTCTGCAAATCATGTGTATCTTCCACATGTAGCTTATTATTACCCGTGGGGGCTGACAAAATAATGCATGCAGGCACAATTTAatctaaaaaaagaacaaaaaccttCCAAGATTATCACAAAACAATATAACTAAACATTTTAACATTAAAGATCATATGTTGTCATTTTCTGGTGCTTGCATTTTATGATAGCATTCAATAGCTAGGGAAAAATTGCATACACCAGTGAATACAAGTCACAAATTACAGTTCTATTTAATACTTTCTTATTAATGAAGTAAGAGAAGTACAAATACCACTGTTCCTGTAGGAGGTACCTCTTTTCATGCTTCTGATGAAACCTCATTTTGTGACTTTTATCATGTGATCTCTCATTCCGATTTATATGAACAATATACCAACTATAATGAACTTTCATTACTGTCATTGTCAAACTTAAATGCAAGATAAGACACTACAGTTAAAAACTGATTCCCCTCTGCATATACCAACTACTTACATACAGACCATTAATACAAAGAAATGTCCATGACATTTCACACCCttcagaaaaaatagaaaagaaacggGGCATGGTAATTTCATTGGGAAATATCAACTGCATTGGGAAGGAAACTGAGTGAAAAGATTGTAGTGAGAGGACATGAATGAAAgacaaaggaggaaagaaaagacaaCCTGTTGTGCTATTACAGAAAGACTGAAATCTAATAGGAAAGCTGATCCACTTCAGCAAAAGTCAATTTTAAAGGCATTCATATTTAGCTTAGGTGCATGTCAGTCAGAAATGCTAAGTGGCATCAACAAGGAATGGTTTCCAGTAATCTCACTACACACATAGGATGATGCCATTATCGGTTGTGCATGTATATCTTGCCACCACCTTCTTTTGTTCCATCAAAGCTCCATCTCATCTCAAGAATAGGGCTTGAATAGAAGCAAAAACAACATAACACCAACAGTTCAAAATATTTCAATGCGGAAATAACCTATATGGCGTTCTTCTTGTTGCTCAGTTATTAGGTAGATTATCCTTGAGGACTTGAGTTAATGAAAAGGTACTATGTATAATTTGATGATGTAATTTATGTTAGCAGTTTGCATTctctccacattatatacattcatttaaaaacatttttacattGCTTTATCATCCATCATTTTTCTCTGTATTCCACCTCATTTGGTGAATCACCTCTATATAATGGGGCATTATTAAGAAATCTAACTAGTATCTATGTGATGCTTATTAATTTTTTCAGATTAGACTGCTATTGTTCTTTAACAACAGCTACCAATGCAGGCCTTAAAGTACGGCTATGCAATTTATAGCCAACCTTTGATACTAAAGCTACAGTGCCCGGTTCTTTCCCTTCTGCGGGGACCTGAAATAATGCTTCATGTTCATAAGGATCAAATTTGGCTCCGAGAGG from Thamnophis elegans isolate rThaEle1 chromosome 6, rThaEle1.pri, whole genome shotgun sequence carries:
- the TADA2B gene encoding transcriptional adapter 2-beta; translation: MAELGKKYCVYCLAEVSSLRFRCTECTDIELCPECFSAGAEIGPHRRWHGYQLVDGGRFTLWGAEAEGGWSSREEQLLLDAIEQFGFGNWEDMATHVGASRTPQEVMEHYVSMYIHGNLGKACIPDVIPNRVTDHTCPSGGPLSPSLTMPLPPLDISVAEQQQLGYMPLRDDYEIEYDQDAETLISGLSVNYDDDDVEIELKRAHVDMYVRKLKERQRRKNIARDYNLVPAFLGKDRREKEKPSKRKTTKEEKELRLKLRSLYQFMSCKEFDDFFENLHKEKVLRTKIRELQRYRRNGITKMEESAEYEAARHKREKRKENKNIGTSKRGKEEGKDGEFSAIENLPGFELLSDREKVLCNSINLSPARYVTVKTIIIKDHLQKRQGIPSKSRLPSYLDKILKKRILNFLTESGWISRDAS